The following is a genomic window from Flavobacteriales bacterium.
AGGGAGCGGCCGGTGCGAAGATCGGCGGTGCTCAATTGAGGCTGACGCCGGGCAGCTTCCGCATGTGGCGGTAGTGGGTGCTGAGGGCTTCGAGCAGGGCGCGGATGCGGCCGTCGGCGGCGCTGGTGGCCTCGCTCACCGCGCGCCCCTGGGCCCGCAACAGCATCACGCCGTACAGGCCGGTGAAGCAGGTCTCCACCACGCCCGCGGGCTCTTCGTCCTCACGCTGACGGTTCAGGCTGTCGATGTCCTCGCGCGCATCGATGTAGCGGCGCACATAGGCGGGGTCCTCCAGCACGTTCAACAGCGCGTGGTGCAGCGCCTCCAGGTCGGTGATGGCCTCGGTCACCTCGGGCAGATGGCCCTGGCGGCTCAGGCCCTGCTGCACCATGCGCTCGGCCAGGTCGGTGTACCACGCCTGGGCAAGACGCTTCTGCTCGTCATCCACGTCCATGGGTTCCACCAGCCGGGTGCGGATGGCATCGGGGTCGAACTGCACCGCGCGCAGCACATCCTCCAGGTGCCACATGCGCACCACGTAGGCGGCCACGTTGTCCTGCCGCTCCTGGCGGAGGCGTTCGTTCATGGGGCGGTCGCGGGCTTGGCGGCCGGGGGCTGCTGTGTGGCGCTCGGGCGCGCGTTCCGGTGGCGGGCGTTGAGCCCGGCGATCACCTGCTCGGTGATGTTCAGGGACGGGTTGCCCACCCAGATCTGTCCACCGCTCTGCACGCTGAAGATGTAGTCGTGACCGGCGGCCTTGTTGTAGTCCGTGAGGAAGGCCATGATCTCGTTGCTGATCTCCTCCAACATGCGCACCTCCATCTCGGCCATCTGGCGTTCGCCGCGGGCCTGCATGTCCTGGATGCGGGCCATCAGCGCCTGCACCTCCTGTTCGTCGGCCTTCACCTCGGCCTGGGTGCTGTAGGTGTGGTCCTTGCGCATGAGCTCCTCGTAGCGTCCCTGGGCCTTGGCCAGTTCGCTCTGCAGGTTGCCCTCCAGCCGCTTGCCCTCGTTGCGGAAGGCGTTGCCGCGTTCCTTCACCAGTTCGTAGCGCTCCTGCACGGAGTCCATGAAGAAATAGGCGATGCGGGCGTCCACCAGCGCGCCGGTGTCGGGCGGGGCGATGAGGGCGACGGCGCTGCTGTCCGTGGCGTTCGAGGGGGCCTCGGGCGTGCCGGGCGCGCCGCGGCCGAGCAGGGCCCAGGCGATGAGGGCGGTGAGGATGACGTTCCAGCCGATGAGGATCGGTCCGAGCTTGCGGTCCATGCGGTGCGAAAAAAGAGCGCCCCGGTGCCGGGGCGCTCCAAAGGTAGAGGCTATCTCAAGAATGCTTTTGGACGCGAGCGGGCGGTATTTCGCGACCAGGCGAGGCGCAGGAACCGAGCATGGTCGGGTGCCCTGTGAGGCTTCCTGCAACGAAGCATGGGCGTGAAAGACCCTCGCGCAGCCCGAAAGCTGTTCTTGAGATGGCCTCCGGGGATGCCGTGCGCTAGCGGTGGACCACCAGCTTGCCCGTGAACCGGCGGTCCGGCGCGGTCACCTGATAGAGGTAGGTGCCGGGCGCCACGCCGTCCAGCGACAGGGTGGCGTTGTCCCCCGCGCCGAGGGTCCATCGCCGCACCAGGGCGCCGCTCAGGTCCACCAGGTCCACGGTGCCACCGCCCGTGCCGTAGCCGCTCAGGGTCACCCTGTCGCTCGCCGGATTGGGCCGCACGTCCAGCAGGGCATAGGCCTGCTCGGCGATGCCGGCCACCACGTCGAGGTTCACGCACACCGTGTCGTTGCCCGTTGTGATGTCGCTGCTCCAGGCGCTCCAGGCGCACAGCGCACCGGTCTGCGTGCTGGTGGGCAGCAGGGCCTGGGTGAAGGTGAAGAGCAGCGAGTCGCCGGGCTGTAGGGTGCTGGGGAAGGCCTGCGTCACCACGGGCTCCGCGGCGAACCGGTAATTCACGGGGAAGCCGCTGGCCGCTTGGTTGCCGCTGTTCTTCACCCAGGTGCGCACGATGGTGGGCTGCGTCACCACCTGCCCGTCCACCACGCCGAAGAAGCCGCTGCAGCCCACATCGTACACCGGCAGCTGCTCCACGCGCAGGCCGAGGTGGAAGTCGGTGGTCTCGCGGTCGCGGTACTCGGCCCACACGTTGTCCAGCACTTCATAGGTGTGCAGGCTGAAGGGCGCGGTGATGTCCTGGGCGATGTTGATGCTGTTGCCGCCCATGTACCACTGCACGTAGAGGCCGCCCTGGTCCCAGAGGAAGGGGGCGCCCACGGCGTGCACCTGATCGCCGGCCACGGCGTTGGCGGGTTGCACGTAGATCGAATCGATCCGGGTGCCGGGGCTTCCGTTGGGGCCGTCATCGGCGAAGACCTTGAGGTACATGCCCACCGGGGTGAGGTTGTTCACCAGGCGGATGGTGTAGCCGGTGACGTAACAGGGGCTGAAGGGCGGGCGGTCCAGGTAGACGCCCACGCCGCCGTTGCCGCCGTTCCAGCCGATGCCGATGCCATCATCGGTGCCGCCGTTCCACCGCACCTGCTGCACCGCGAGCGTGGTGTCGTACACGGCCAGCTCCTGGGTGAGGGTGTTGTTGGTGGTCACCAGCTCGTTGGGGATGCCGCTGATGGTGCCCACATAGCGGTGCGTACCGTTCGTGCTGGGGGCGAAGGCGATGGGGAAGGTGATGAGGCTGTCGGCGCCCGGGACCAGGCTCGCGATGGTCACCTGATCGCTCACGGCCAGCAGGTTGTTGGGCGTGAACACCTGCGCCTGGGCGGTGATGTTGGACAGCGGTTGGTTGCCGGTGTTGCGCACCTGCATCACCAGCGGGTGGGCGGGTCCGTTGCGCTGGAGGCTCACGCCGCGGCTGCCGTTGGCGCCCACGAAACGCACGGCACCATCGGTGATGGCCAGCAGGGGGACCTGCGGCGCGGTGTAGCGGATGGCGTAGTTGCCCACGGGGTACACATCGGCGCTGTGCTGAAGGCCGATGTCGCCGCTGATGCACTCGATGCCCAGCAGCAGGTCGTTATTCTGGGTGAAGCCCGTCTGCTCCAGGATCTGCACCGTGATGGTGCTGTCGAGCTTGTTCAGGATGATCTGGAAGGTGTTGCTGCCTGTCCATGTGGGCGGCGTGGCGCTCCAGAAGGGCACGCTGACCCACGAGAAGATGGTGGTGTCCGGCGTGTCGTACACCCAGCACTGGCCGGGATTGCCGGCCCCGGTGAAGGTGAGGTCGGCCGTGAGGCCGGCGATGTAGTCGTTGGCCCCGCCCGCCTGGGGGATGTTGGGGAACGGCGAGGCGATGTTCGTGCTGTTGAAGGCGATGTAGCCGTTGCTGCCGATCCACACGTCCTTGCGGTCGTACCAATAGAACGGCATGTTCGTGAACATCGCGAAGGGGCCCACGACGTTGTCGTCCGCCAGGCCGGTCACCTGGAAGCCGGTGCCGGTGATGTCGATCCAGTTGAACACCGGTCCGCCGGGCTCGTTGCTGTCCTTCCAGGTATAGCCGTAGGTGTCGGGTCCGCCTTGTGCGGCCGAGGCGGCCAGGGGGATGAGCAGTCCGAAGAGGGTCAGGGTCCGGTTCATGCGCAGCGGGTTTGATGGCGGGAAGGTAACCACCGCCCGGCACACGCGAAGGCGTACGGCTCAGTGATGCACGAAGCGAAGGCTGAGCGGGGAGTGCGCTCCCACCACCTGCAGCACATGCACGCCCGGAGCGGCGTCACCGAGGGCGATGCCCTGCCAGCCCGGACCATCGCTCCTTCCCACGGCCACCAAGCGGCCCTGTACGTCGAGCACACGCCAACCACAGGCCTCCGTGAACCGCACCTCCACGCCGCCGTCGTCGCGGGTGCGGATGCGCAGGTCGTCCGGTGCAGCGGCCGGCATGCCCCGCGGTGCGGCCGCCGGCGTGTTGTCGATCAGCACCGTGCACACCGGACCGAAGGGGCACCAAGTGGCCCCGCCGTCGAAGCTGGGCTGCACGGTGACGTCGTAGTAGGCGCCATCGCTCAAGGGCAGGGTGGTCCAATTGAGGGTGAGGGTGGCGCCGCTGCTGGCGATCTGGCGGACGAAACCGCCGCCGTCGGTCACGAACCGGAAGCGGTAGTCCGTGGCGCCGGCCAGCGAGATGGCGTGCAGCTGGTCGGTGCCGCCGAAGCTGCGGGTGACGCCGCAGCTCAGGTCGGGATGCAGGGGGTGGTCCACCAGCCGGGTGGTCTGGCAGGCCGGGGCCGCCGGCAGCACCATGGCCTGGCACACCGGACCGAACTCGCCGAACACCCCGTTGAGGCGCGTGCGCACGGCGATGTTGAGCAGCACGTTGAAGGGCACCGGGTTGGTCTGCATCCAGGCGAAGCGCAGGTAGCACGCATCGTTGGGGTCGGCGTCCGGCCAGCCGTTGTACACCACCCCGCTCTGGAACACGCGCCGGCTGTAACTGCCATTGGGGTCGAAGATCCAGAACTGGTAGCCGTCGCCGTTCGCCGGGTCCACCGCGGGGTTCGGCGTGGCGATGAAGAAGTCGTTGGTGAGGTAGTTGAGGCGCGAGCACGAGGCGCTCTGGGGCTCGCTGTTCAGCACCCGGTCCAGGCCGATCGGGTTGGTGAAGCCCAGGTTGTTGCACAAAGCGCTCATCGCCCCGTAGGTGCAGCCGTTGTTCAGGTTATCGATCACGCGCTCGCCGTTCGGGTCCTCCAGGGCATAGCCGCCCGGGCAGATGCCATCGCCGCCGCTGTCGTGCACCACCAGACGGTAGGCGGCGTTCAGTGGCAGGCACAGCAGCTCCGCGTTGTGCGAGTTGTTCATGTACGGGCCGCCGGTGGCCACGGGCAGGCCGCTGGCCGCGTCCAGCACCTCCCAGGTGATCTCGTGCCCGGCCAGGTCGGCGTCCACGATCATGCGCCAGTCCGTGCACGGCGCTTGCGCGCGCAGGGCAGGGCCCATGGCCAGAGCGGACAGGGAGAGGAGGAGCAGGCGCCGCATGCGCTTCGGAAGCAGGCCGGGGTGTACACCTCCGGCAAAAGGGCCACGAAGCTATCCGCGCAGCGTTCGCCCGGCGCGGGCTGTTGATAACCGACTGATCACATGTTGATGACTCACGGGACCGGTCACCCGGAGTTCACCCGGGCTTCACGTTCAGGAGGATCGGGCTCCCTAGGAGGACAAGGCTACGGTCACGCCGCCAGGTTGCTGATGCGCTTCTCGGCGGGGTGGTACATGGTGGGCCCCATCTGCAGCAGCTGCAGCACGGCCATGAACTCCAGGGGGCCGTCCACCTGCACCTCGCCCTCGCGCGGGTCGCCGCCCTCGGCGTACTTCACCACCACGCTGAAGCGCTGCGGGCCGGGGGCGAAGGAGGTGTGGTAGCTGTGGATGCGGAAGGCGGAGGAAGTGCGCTTGGCCATGTCGTCGGTGTTGCGGCAGGGAGAACGGCCGGGCGGGGGCAAGTGTTCGGCGAATGCACAACGGCCGCCCCGGAGGCGGCCGTCGCTGGCTGTCGTCACGTCGTCGGCCCGGTCATTCGACCACCAGGCGCTTCACGCCGGTGGAGCCATCACGCGCGGTGAGCTGCACCTGATAGAAGCCTGCGGGAAGGCCGCCCAGGTCGAGCTCGTGGTCGGTGATGCCCATGCCCGCCTTCAGGCTCTGCTCCAGCACGGCACGGCCCGTATGGTCGAAGAGGCGGAGCTGCACAGGACCGCCGATGCTGCCGAAGCGCAACGTGGTGCGGCCCGCAGCGGGGTTCGGGAACAGGTCGATGCCGATGGACGGATCGTCGCCTTCGCCCAGCCCTACGGGACCACCATTGAGCCATGATGTGAATTGCTGGGTGCTGGGCACCCCGTTGCTCACCACGTCCAACGTGCTCACCACGAGCAGGTACACCCCTGTGCCCGGCTTCCACCACTGGTAGGTCTCCGCGTCATACTCCAGCACGCCGAAGGCCCCGAGGTCGTCGCTGTAGTCCTGGGTGAACTTCACCCGGAGCACATTGGACACGGTGCCATAGGGCATCACGAGGGTCCCGTAGCCGTCCGCGATCCCTGTGCTGGTTCCGGAGCGGGAGGCCGGTATGCCGCTGGTGGTGAAGGAGGAGCTGAAGTTGTCCGTCCACGTCGTGTTGAAGCTGCACGGGAACTTCATGATCTGTTCGGAGTTCTGATAGGGGATGGTGACGTTCGCCGCGGTCGAATGATAGCCCAGCAGGTAGCCGCCCTGGCTCGTGTACTGGAAGAAGCCGAAGACCCCGCTGGGGTCGCTCGTGGCCACGGTGGCGGAAGGGAAGCTGCTGATGTACCCGGTGGAGGCCGGGGTCACGTGGTTCACCGTGTTGCTCGCGGTCGTGGTCAGGTTGGCGAAGTTCCAGGTCTGCATCGGGCCGGGGTTGCCGGGCGGCGCGTAGGTCGAGGAGTTGATCACCGCGTTGTAGCCGACGGGCGGCACGGCGTTCGTGTTGTCCAGGGTCTGCCCGTGCGCTGCGGTGGTCATCACGATCAACGAAAGAAGGGTCAGGGTTCGTTCCATGGGTCGGGGATTTGGGTAAGAAAAATAGCCATTGATCCACCAAGGTCCAACCGAGGAGGATCGATCGGAACGCCGGTCCTGTGGTGCGCGCGGGAGCTCTCCAAGGAGCGTGATGGGACGACGCGGATCACGCCGAACGCACACCGCCCGGAACCCCTCTTCGGCGTCCCGGGCGGTGCACAAGGGGTGGAGCCTTACGGCAGCTGCGCGTTCCTTACCGCCGTGGGCACCGTGCCGCCGATGTTCACCAGGATGGGATCGCGGTCGTTGGCGCTGCCGGCATACTTCACTTGGCCGTTGAGGTTCACGTCCTCGGGGAAGTAGCCGTTGGCCGTGTTCGTGGGCACGTTGCCACCGATGCGCACCAGGATGGGGTCGCGGTCGTTGCCGCCGCCGGCGTACTTCACCTGGCCGTTGAAGGTGACATCGCCGGCCCAGAGCACCAGCGCGGGGAAGGTGCCGGTGATGGACTTGCGGGCATCGGTACCGAAGGTGGCGGTGGTGCCCACGGTGAGGTCCACAGTGGCGGGCGAACTGGAAAGGGCCACGCCGTTCAGCGTCATCGCGGGCAGGTGGTTGCGGTGGCGGATGGCGATGCGGTAGGTGCCGGCGCTCTGCGTGAAGCTCACGGGCGAGGTGCCGTCCGTGCCCACCACGTCACCGTCGCGTTGCAGCAGGGCGGCCTGGCTGGCCAGCACGGTGGTGGGCGTGGCGTCGCTGCGCAGCTCCACCACCACCCAGTCCACGATGGCATCGCTGCCGGTGACGGTGAGCACCGGGGCCGTGGTGCTCTCGCCACCGCCGCCCACGAAGCTGTAGCCGAGCACTGAGTACGGCTCCACGGACGGCACCAGGCCGGCGCTGCGGAGGGCGTCGCTCATCAGGCCGGTGGTGGCGTTGTAGGCGCCTTCGAGGTGCACGCGGGGCGCCACGGCGATGCCCGGCGCGGGGGTGAACACCACGCCGTACTCCTCCACCTGGCCGTATTGCACCGGGCTGGTGCAGGGGCCGGGTGTCGTGTTCACGAAGTCGGTGATCACGCGCATGCGCCGCAGCACGCCGGTGGTGGGCGCCGCCGGGGTGGTGAAGCTGCCGCTGCGCACACCCGTGCCGTTGGCCGGTGAGAAGACAAACTCATCCGGTTGATCTCCGAACAGGCCGTTGCCGTTGTAGTCGATGTACACCCGCACCCACTGGTTGTTGAAGCCGCCCACCGTCACCGCGATCGGGTAGTTCGTGTTGGGCTGGAGCTGCGCGATCTGCGTGCAGCTGTAATCGTTCATCACCGGGCCGTCCCACGCCGTGGCGTGGTCGATGGTGTGGAAGGCGACGTTGAAGATGCCGATGTTCACCGCAGGGGCCTCCGTGCGCGTCACGGTGCAGGCCGTGGTGGGCACCGCGTACACGGTGATGTATCCCGGCTTGGTCATCGTGCTGCCGGAGCCGTTCACGTTGGAGGCGGTGAGAGTGACGGCGTAGATGCCCGGCGTGTTGTAGGTCACCACCGGGTTGGCGGCGGAGGAGGTGGACGGGGTGCCGCCCGGGAAGCTCCAGTTCCAGCTCGTGGGGCTCAGCAGCGAGAGGTCGTCGAAGGTCACCGTGCCCCCGGCGCACACGCTGGTTCGGTCGGCGGTGAAGTCGCTCAGCGGCGGGCCCGTCACGGTCATGGTGAGCGTGTTGGACTGGGCGGGTGAGGCGAGCACGTTGGCGAGGTCCGAGAACATCTCGCACCGCACCGTCTCGCCCGGGAGCAGGTCGTTGGCCGCGTAGGTGGCGCCGTTGCCCACGTCCGCCCCGTTGCGGTACCACGTGTAGGTCGGGACCGCGCCGCCGTTCACGGGGGTGGGGGTGAAGGTGACGTTGGTGCCGTAGGTGATGGTGGTGCCCGGGGCGGCGGCGATGCTCACGCCGGCCACACTGTTGCTCACGTACACTCCGTAGTCCTCCACGTCGCCGATGAAGGTGGCCGCAAGGCAGTTGCGTTCGTTGGCGCTCAGTGTGCCGGCCTCGCCATAGAGGCGCATGCGCAGCAGCGTGTTGGTCACCGCACCGCCGGGGATGGTGACGTTGGCGTTGATGGTGCTCGTGGTGTTCGCCGCCGTGTTGCCGGAGATCACCAGTTCGGAGGGGTCCTCGAACACGCCGTTGTTGTTGTAGTCGATGTAGCCGTTCAGCGATTCGGCGGCGCTGCCTCCGGCGCGGATCGTGACCGCCAGCGGATAGGTGCCGCCCGGCACCACCACCGTGTTGTGCGTGCAGGAGAAGTCGGTGAAGGCCACGTTATTGATCGAGCTGGTGGCGTTGGCGATGCCATTGAAGCTCACGTTGTTCACCGTCTGGGCGAAGTTGCCCGTGTTGTTGGTGGTGGGCGTGCACGCGGCCACGGGTGCGGGGGTCACCAACACCAGGCCGTTCTCGGTGCGGTTGAAGGTGCCCAGGCCGGTGGTGATGCTGAGGGTGACGTTGTACACGCCGGTCGATCCCAGGGTGAACACCGGGTTCTGTGCGGTGCTGTTGTACGTGTTCAGCCCGTTGGTGATGGTCCACGCGAAGCTGATGCCGGGCAGACCGGGGTTGGTGAGGTAGGTGTTGGGGATGCACAAGGACCGGTCGAAGAGCTGCACGCTCTGACCGGTGCCGCACAACAGGGTGCGGCTGGCCGCCATGTCCAGCTGGGGCGCCGCCGGGGGCACCAGGGCCAGGTTGCCGTTCACCGCCAGGAAGGAGGCCCGGTCGACCGTCAATGCGGCCTGGATGCGCGTGTTCTGTCCTCCGGTGAACATGTTCTGGCACGCATCGCCCGAGTAGTCCATGTAGTTGTTCTTGAACAGCGTGTTGGACGAATTGCCGTCGCAGCTGTTGGTGCCGGCCAGGTTGCAGTCGCTGGCGCTGCGGATGTGCGGCGGGGTGTCGCACACCCGGTCGCCCTGCGTGCCGCAAGTGGCGTTCGGCGGGCACACCGTGCCGTTCGCATCCCCCTCGAACGTGTGGTACACGTTGAAGGCATGGCCCAGCTCGTGCGCCAGGGTGATGCTCGTGGGGTCCTTGTAGCTGTTCACCAGCATGATGGTGCCATCCTCAGGCTGTCCATGGCTGCTGCTGAAGTAGGCATAGCCCTGCGTGCCCGCACCGCCGTTGTTGTTGTCGAACTCGCTCACCAGCCAGATGTTGTAGTAGATGGTCTGGTCCCACACCCCGATGGCCTTCACGGCGGCATCGCTGATGCCCGACGCGGCGTCGAACACCCCGTTGGCCATGTAGGTGGGGTTGCCGGTCATGTCGTGGCGGGTGATGCCCGTGGTGCAGTGGCCGTTGGGGTCGCGCACGGCGAGCGCGAATTCGATCTGGGTGTCCACCCCGTTGCCATCACCGGGGCTGCCGGCCACCTTGCGGTAGCGCTCGTTCACCCACCGGATGCCATCGCGCACCTGGTCGTCGGTGATGGCCGTGATCGACGTGCCCGTCTCCAGGATATGCACCACCACGGGCACGAAGAGGGTCCCACCACCGCGGGAGCTCATGTCGAAATGCGCCAGCTGCTGCTCATAGGCCTGCAGCCGCTGTTGGTAGATCGCATCGGTGAGCAGGCGCTCCCGGTGGTGCTGGTCGAATCCGCAGGTGTGGGCCGGGGTGCCCGAGGTCTGCTGGGCCATCATCGGCTGACCTGCCGATACGGCGGTCATCAGCACGGTATGAAGCACCGTGCGCACGTTCGTTCTGAAGTTCATCGGTCGATGGGTTCGGTGATGCCGGGTGCATGCTCCGGCCGTAGCGCAAGGATAGGTGCTGTCCGGATACGCTTCACCTGAAGTTCTTCACGATCCGGCCGTGTGATCCACGGCGCGTTCCGGGAAGTTCCTTACTTTTTCCACAGTTCCGGCGGACCACGTCCGGACCATGCGCGCGCACCTTCGATCCTTGCTCACATGCGGTTCCACGTCGCCATCCTGTCGGCCGTTGCGATGGGCCTCGCCGGCCTCGGTCCGGTGTCCGCCCAACAGCAGCCCTGCGCCACCGATGCCCTTCATGCCGCGGTGATGGCCGGGCGGCCGCAGGTGGCGCACACGCAGCATCAGCATGAGCAGCGCCTGCGCCTTGTGCTGGACCACGATGCGGGCTTCGCGCGGGGCGGTGGGCTCATCACCGTACCGGTGGTGGTGCACGTGGTGCACGATGGCGGATCGGAGAACCTGCCGGATGCGACGGTGATCGCCGGCATCGCACAGCTCAACGATGCCTTCGCGAACGCGGGTCCTTCCTTCGATCCCGATGGGCACGACATGGGCATCCGCTTCTGCCTGGCGCAGCGCGATCCACAGGGCAACGCCACCACTGGCATCGAGCACATCCAATCCCCGCTCACCGATGTGGTGGCCGAAACGCAGGATGCGCCGCTCAAGCTGCTCTCGCACTGGGACCCGCTGAGCTACATCAACCTCTATGTGGTGCGCGAGATCACCTCCACGTCCGTGGGGTCGGCGGTGGCGGGCTACGCCTTCCTGCCCGGCATGCACGGCCAGCCGCAGGACGGGGCCGTGGTGGAGGCCGCCTACCTGGGCGGATCGATCCACAACACCAAGGTGACGGTGCATGAGCTGGGGCACTACCTGGGCCTCTACCACACCTTCGACGGGGGCTGCGGCAACGCCGACTGCCTGAGCGATGGCGACCGCGTGTGCGATACGCCGCCCGATGATGCGACGGCCTCCGTGGCGTGCACCGCCACGGTGAACTCCTGCTTCACCGATGCGGACGACAGTTCGCCGAACAACCCCTTCCGGCCGGTGGGCCTCGGTGGCCTCGGCGATCAGAACGACCTGTTCGCCGATTACATGGACTACGGGGAGAAGGTCTGCCAGACGCGGTTCACCGCAGGGCAGGGCGACCGCATGGTGGCC
Proteins encoded in this region:
- a CDS encoding DUF4924 family protein, translated to MNERLRQERQDNVAAYVVRMWHLEDVLRAVQFDPDAIRTRLVEPMDVDDEQKRLAQAWYTDLAERMVQQGLSRQGHLPEVTEAITDLEALHHALLNVLEDPAYVRRYIDAREDIDSLNRQREDEEPAGVVETCFTGLYGVMLLRAQGRAVSEATSAADGRIRALLEALSTHYRHMRKLPGVSLN
- a CDS encoding OmpH family outer membrane protein, which codes for MDRKLGPILIGWNVILTALIAWALLGRGAPGTPEAPSNATDSSAVALIAPPDTGALVDARIAYFFMDSVQERYELVKERGNAFRNEGKRLEGNLQSELAKAQGRYEELMRKDHTYSTQAEVKADEQEVQALMARIQDMQARGERQMAEMEVRMLEEISNEIMAFLTDYNKAAGHDYIFSVQSGGQIWVGNPSLNITEQVIAGLNARHRNARPSATQQPPAAKPATAP
- a CDS encoding T9SS type A sorting domain-containing protein gives rise to the protein MNRTLTLFGLLIPLAASAAQGGPDTYGYTWKDSNEPGGPVFNWIDITGTGFQVTGLADDNVVGPFAMFTNMPFYWYDRKDVWIGSNGYIAFNSTNIASPFPNIPQAGGANDYIAGLTADLTFTGAGNPGQCWVYDTPDTTIFSWVSVPFWSATPPTWTGSNTFQIILNKLDSTITVQILEQTGFTQNNDLLLGIECISGDIGLQHSADVYPVGNYAIRYTAPQVPLLAITDGAVRFVGANGSRGVSLQRNGPAHPLVMQVRNTGNQPLSNITAQAQVFTPNNLLAVSDQVTIASLVPGADSLITFPIAFAPSTNGTHRYVGTISGIPNELVTTNNTLTQELAVYDTTLAVQQVRWNGGTDDGIGIGWNGGNGGVGVYLDRPPFSPCYVTGYTIRLVNNLTPVGMYLKVFADDGPNGSPGTRIDSIYVQPANAVAGDQVHAVGAPFLWDQGGLYVQWYMGGNSINIAQDITAPFSLHTYEVLDNVWAEYRDRETTDFHLGLRVEQLPVYDVGCSGFFGVVDGQVVTQPTIVRTWVKNSGNQAASGFPVNYRFAAEPVVTQAFPSTLQPGDSLLFTFTQALLPTSTQTGALCAWSAWSSDITTGNDTVCVNLDVVAGIAEQAYALLDVRPNPASDRVTLSGYGTGGGTVDLVDLSGALVRRWTLGAGDNATLSLDGVAPGTYLYQVTAPDRRFTGKLVVHR
- a CDS encoding T9SS type A sorting domain-containing protein, yielding MERTLTLLSLIVMTTAAHGQTLDNTNAVPPVGYNAVINSSTYAPPGNPGPMQTWNFANLTTTASNTVNHVTPASTGYISSFPSATVATSDPSGVFGFFQYTSQGGYLLGYHSTAANVTIPYQNSEQIMKFPCSFNTTWTDNFSSSFTTSGIPASRSGTSTGIADGYGTLVMPYGTVSNVLRVKFTQDYSDDLGAFGVLEYDAETYQWWKPGTGVYLLVVSTLDVVSNGVPSTQQFTSWLNGGPVGLGEGDDPSIGIDLFPNPAAGRTTLRFGSIGGPVQLRLFDHTGRAVLEQSLKAGMGITDHELDLGGLPAGFYQVQLTARDGSTGVKRLVVE
- a CDS encoding PKD domain-containing protein, translating into MNFRTNVRTVLHTVLMTAVSAGQPMMAQQTSGTPAHTCGFDQHHRERLLTDAIYQQRLQAYEQQLAHFDMSSRGGGTLFVPVVVHILETGTSITAITDDQVRDGIRWVNERYRKVAGSPGDGNGVDTQIEFALAVRDPNGHCTTGITRHDMTGNPTYMANGVFDAASGISDAAVKAIGVWDQTIYYNIWLVSEFDNNNGGAGTQGYAYFSSSHGQPEDGTIMLVNSYKDPTSITLAHELGHAFNVYHTFEGDANGTVCPPNATCGTQGDRVCDTPPHIRSASDCNLAGTNSCDGNSSNTLFKNNYMDYSGDACQNMFTGGQNTRIQAALTVDRASFLAVNGNLALVPPAAPQLDMAASRTLLCGTGQSVQLFDRSLCIPNTYLTNPGLPGISFAWTITNGLNTYNSTAQNPVFTLGSTGVYNVTLSITTGLGTFNRTENGLVLVTPAPVAACTPTTNNTGNFAQTVNNVSFNGIANATSSINNVAFTDFSCTHNTVVVPGGTYPLAVTIRAGGSAAESLNGYIDYNNNGVFEDPSELVISGNTAANTTSTINANVTIPGGAVTNTLLRMRLYGEAGTLSANERNCLAATFIGDVEDYGVYVSNSVAGVSIAAAPGTTITYGTNVTFTPTPVNGGAVPTYTWYRNGADVGNGATYAANDLLPGETVRCEMFSDLANVLASPAQSNTLTMTVTGPPLSDFTADRTSVCAGGTVTFDDLSLLSPTSWNWSFPGGTPSTSSAANPVVTYNTPGIYAVTLTASNVNGSGSTMTKPGYITVYAVPTTACTVTRTEAPAVNIGIFNVAFHTIDHATAWDGPVMNDYSCTQIAQLQPNTNYPIAVTVGGFNNQWVRVYIDYNGNGLFGDQPDEFVFSPANGTGVRSGSFTTPAAPTTGVLRRMRVITDFVNTTPGPCTSPVQYGQVEEYGVVFTPAPGIAVAPRVHLEGAYNATTGLMSDALRSAGLVPSVEPYSVLGYSFVGGGGESTTAPVLTVTGSDAIVDWVVVELRSDATPTTVLASQAALLQRDGDVVGTDGTSPVSFTQSAGTYRIAIRHRNHLPAMTLNGVALSSSPATVDLTVGTTATFGTDARKSITGTFPALVLWAGDVTFNGQVKYAGGGNDRDPILVRIGGNVPTNTANGYFPEDVNLNGQVKYAGSANDRDPILVNIGGTVPTAVRNAQLP